One part of the Sorangiineae bacterium MSr11954 genome encodes these proteins:
- the scpA gene encoding methylmalonyl-CoA mutase: MSRHLPDFASIDFDAIPLGAFSADGDARAVSAAAAATWDTPEQIPHRALYTPDDTANLPHLGTLPGFAPFVRGPYPTMYVQKPWTVRQYAGFSTAEDSNAFYRRNLAAGQMGLSIAFDLATHRGYDSDHPRVVGDVGMAGVAIDSILDMRLLFDGIPLDKMSVSMTMNGAVLPILALYIVAAEEQGVPLEKLTGTIQNDILKEFMVRNTYIYPPAPSMKIIADIFAFTSQKMPKFNSISISGYHMQEAGATADLELGYTLADGLEYVRTGIASGMSVDAFAPRLSFFFAIGMNFFMEVAKLRAARLLWARLMSRFSPKSSKSLMLRAHCQTSGWSLTAQDVYNNVIRTCIEAMAATQGHTQSLHTNSLDEALALPTDFSARIARNTQLQLQLESGTCRPVDPWGGSHYVERLTHDLAARAQAHIDEVESLGGMVKAIEAGVPKLRIEEAAARTQARIDSGRQAIIGVNRFRPTTPESVPVLKVDNGAVRRTQIERLEQLRRERDGAACQRALDALTACAEGRGGNLLELATAAARARASVGEISMALEKAWGRHQAVVRAITGVYAGEVGEQSTMVAAVRARTKAFLDREGRRPRILVAKMGQDGHDRGQKVIATAFADLGFDVDIGPLFQTPEETAQAAVENDVHIIGASSLAAGHLTLVPALRAALAARGRPDILVVVGGVIPPDDYQALRDAGAAEIFGPGTVIAEAAGSLLDRLEPGT, encoded by the coding sequence ATGAGCCGTCATCTTCCGGATTTCGCCTCCATCGACTTCGACGCGATCCCGCTCGGCGCCTTTTCCGCCGACGGCGACGCCCGCGCAGTGAGCGCAGCCGCCGCGGCCACCTGGGACACGCCGGAACAAATCCCACACCGCGCGCTCTACACGCCGGACGACACGGCAAATCTCCCGCACCTCGGCACCCTCCCCGGCTTTGCGCCGTTTGTACGCGGTCCCTACCCGACCATGTACGTGCAAAAGCCGTGGACCGTGCGCCAATATGCGGGGTTCTCCACGGCGGAGGACTCCAACGCGTTTTACCGCCGCAACCTGGCCGCCGGCCAAATGGGCCTCTCGATCGCGTTCGATCTGGCCACCCACCGCGGCTACGACAGCGACCACCCGCGCGTGGTCGGCGACGTGGGCATGGCCGGCGTGGCCATCGACTCCATCCTCGATATGCGACTTCTCTTCGACGGCATTCCGCTCGACAAGATGAGCGTATCGATGACCATGAACGGCGCGGTCCTGCCGATCCTGGCGCTCTACATCGTCGCGGCCGAGGAGCAGGGCGTCCCGCTCGAGAAGCTCACGGGCACCATTCAGAACGATATCCTCAAAGAGTTCATGGTGCGCAATACGTATATTTATCCCCCCGCGCCATCGATGAAGATCATCGCGGACATTTTCGCGTTTACCTCGCAGAAGATGCCCAAGTTCAACTCGATATCCATCTCCGGCTACCATATGCAAGAAGCCGGGGCGACCGCCGATCTGGAGCTCGGATACACCCTCGCCGACGGCCTGGAATACGTGCGCACGGGCATCGCCTCCGGGATGAGCGTGGACGCCTTCGCGCCGCGGCTCTCGTTCTTCTTCGCCATCGGCATGAACTTCTTCATGGAGGTGGCGAAGCTCCGCGCGGCGCGCCTCCTGTGGGCGCGCCTCATGTCGCGCTTCTCGCCCAAGAGCTCCAAGAGCCTGATGCTGCGGGCGCACTGCCAGACGTCGGGCTGGTCGCTCACCGCGCAGGACGTCTACAACAACGTCATCCGCACGTGCATCGAGGCCATGGCCGCCACGCAGGGCCACACGCAGAGCCTGCACACCAACTCGCTCGACGAAGCCCTGGCCCTCCCCACCGATTTCTCCGCCCGCATCGCGCGCAACACCCAGCTCCAACTGCAGCTCGAGTCGGGCACCTGCCGCCCCGTCGATCCGTGGGGCGGCAGCCATTACGTGGAGCGGCTCACCCACGATCTAGCGGCGCGCGCGCAGGCGCACATCGACGAGGTCGAGTCCTTGGGCGGCATGGTCAAGGCCATCGAGGCCGGCGTACCCAAGCTCCGCATCGAAGAAGCCGCGGCGCGCACCCAGGCGCGCATCGACTCCGGGCGCCAAGCCATCATCGGCGTCAACCGCTTTCGCCCGACCACGCCCGAGTCGGTGCCCGTGCTCAAGGTCGATAACGGGGCGGTGCGGCGCACGCAAATCGAGCGGCTCGAGCAGCTGCGGCGCGAGCGCGACGGCGCGGCCTGCCAGCGCGCGCTCGACGCGCTCACCGCGTGCGCCGAGGGGCGCGGCGGCAATTTGCTCGAGCTCGCGACGGCGGCGGCGAGGGCGCGCGCCTCGGTGGGCGAGATCTCCATGGCGCTCGAGAAGGCGTGGGGGCGCCACCAAGCGGTGGTCCGCGCCATCACGGGTGTGTACGCTGGCGAAGTGGGAGAACAGTCGACCATGGTGGCGGCCGTACGCGCGCGCACGAAGGCATTTCTCGATCGCGAGGGGCGCAGGCCGCGCATCCTCGTCGCCAAGATGGGGCAAGACGGCCACGATCGCGGGCAAAAGGTGATCGCCACGGCCTTCGCCGATCTCGGCTTCGACGTGGACATCGGCCCGCTGTTCCAGACCCCCGAGGAGACGGCGCAAGCCGCGGTCGAAAACGACGTGCACATCATCGGCGCGAGCTCGTTGGCCGCGGGTCACCTGACCCTCGTCCCTGCCCTGCGCGCCGCGCTGGCTGCGCGCGGCCGGCCCGACATCCTGGTCGTGGTGGGCGGCGTCATTCCCCCCGACGACTACCAAGCGCTGCGCGACGCGGGCGCGGCCGAGATCTTCGGCCCGGGCACGGTCATCGCGGAGGCGGCCGGCTCCTTGCTCGATCGTCTGGAACCCGGCACATGA
- the meaB gene encoding methylmalonyl Co-A mutase-associated GTPase MeaB: protein MTVKRPRLSLDDYERGVRGRNRAVLAQAITLVESRNESDAKLAQELLTRLLPATGGARRVGVTGVPGVGKSTFVDELGMRLLGRGKKVAVLAIDPSSTISGGSILGDKTRMARLSLEPDAFIRPSPSGLTPGGIARRTRETMLLCEAAGFDVILVETVGVGQGETAVADMVDFFLVLALAGAGDELQGIKKGVLELADAIGVNKCDGDGAARARTALADLRAALRYLPRRRPSWEVRALAISGQTGDGLDALWDVIEEHRRALEASGELGAMRAEQQRSWMWSLIADRLERTFRAHPAVAARLARIEADVLHGRTTPPAATDELFEVFGTAT, encoded by the coding sequence ATGACGGTCAAGCGCCCGCGCCTTTCGCTCGACGACTACGAGCGCGGAGTGCGCGGACGCAACCGCGCCGTGCTCGCCCAGGCCATCACCCTCGTCGAGAGCCGCAACGAGAGCGACGCCAAGCTCGCCCAGGAGCTGCTCACGCGCCTCTTGCCCGCGACGGGCGGCGCGCGGCGGGTGGGGGTGACCGGGGTGCCGGGGGTGGGCAAGAGCACCTTCGTCGACGAGCTTGGGATGCGCCTCCTCGGGCGGGGAAAAAAGGTGGCGGTCCTCGCCATCGATCCCTCGAGCACCATCTCCGGAGGCTCCATCCTGGGCGACAAAACGCGCATGGCGCGGCTCTCGTTGGAGCCCGACGCGTTCATCCGCCCCTCGCCCAGCGGCCTCACGCCCGGCGGCATCGCGCGGCGCACGCGCGAGACCATGCTCCTCTGCGAGGCCGCGGGGTTCGACGTCATCCTGGTCGAAACCGTGGGCGTCGGGCAAGGCGAGACCGCGGTGGCCGACATGGTCGACTTCTTCTTGGTCCTCGCCCTGGCCGGCGCCGGCGACGAGCTCCAGGGCATCAAGAAAGGCGTCCTCGAGCTCGCGGACGCGATCGGCGTCAACAAATGCGACGGCGATGGCGCGGCGCGGGCCCGCACGGCGCTCGCCGATCTGCGCGCGGCCTTGCGCTACCTGCCGCGCCGGCGCCCGAGCTGGGAGGTGCGCGCGCTCGCCATCTCCGGGCAGACCGGCGACGGCCTCGATGCGCTCTGGGACGTCATCGAAGAGCACCGGCGCGCCCTCGAAGCCTCCGGCGAGCTGGGTGCGATGCGCGCGGAGCAGCAGCGCTCGTGGATGTGGTCCCTCATCGCCGATCGCCTCGAGCGCACCTTCCGCGCGCACCCCGCCGTCGCCGCCCGCCTCGCGCGCATCGAGGCCGACGTCCTGCATGGCCGCACCACCCCACCGGCGGCGACGGACGAGCTCTTCGAGGTCTTCGGGACCGCTACGTAG